The proteins below come from a single Methanospirillum lacunae genomic window:
- a CDS encoding DEAD/DEAH box helicase: protein MVINTSFQLLNPLIQKKLYDMQWKTLKPIQRDSINSLYNTSNNLIISASTASGKTEAAFLPILSQIIDSGSNSLSAIYIGPLKALINDQFERVEHLCNLSDIPVFRWHGDVDQSKKRKFIKNPSGILLITPESIEALFIRHSNEVQSIFNEVKFIVIDEMHSFIGTERGAHLKSLISRISQLNKNKIRIIGLSATIGDFNLAKTWMLPGNEKTIEIIQNESEEKGIDFLVRSYLLDEQGDPVYQEMNDEINVNPVVPDIINDFYGRNGLVFINTKSHLESITDESIRYLERKNLPNLFEIHHGSLSKEFRESTEKNLKEKPWITVFCSSTLEMGIDVGNISRVGQVGPCWSVNSLVQRLGRSGRGEGKSHQMVIYLSEQISEKPDIVDQIYPFFLHGLATSELLFEKWCEPPKISAPHYSTLIQQIMSVITEKGGITAENIHKILLVNGSFKNIDQKEFVALLKEMGKHDLIDQTDDNYLILGLLGEKIVKNFDFYSAFSSSVEIDVINEGHPIGSVGFSPNYKSDEFILLAGIRWRIKEVDLNQKKMWVEHSSGKKDPLFITPIIPDIHKRIRQKMKEILLSSKNPSYLTETGKMILSTARLSAKEAGLYTSNFVTNSDYTYWFTWTGSSQHNTLYTLGKYFLNLDIMDRNHIAFKIKNKTPNEIIEAYSSLIDNTPDIYDIVKKGEIMGREKYDHYLPYDLLVKSTAYKYYSDNWIDDIPVI from the coding sequence ATGGTAATAAATACTTCATTTCAATTATTAAATCCTTTAATCCAAAAAAAATTATATGATATGCAATGGAAAACTTTAAAGCCGATCCAAAGAGATTCCATCAATTCGTTATACAATACCTCAAACAATCTCATTATTTCGGCTAGTACAGCCTCTGGAAAAACGGAAGCTGCATTCCTACCCATTTTGTCTCAAATTATCGATTCCGGTTCAAATTCTCTCAGTGCAATTTACATTGGTCCATTGAAGGCACTTATTAATGATCAATTTGAGAGAGTAGAGCATCTATGTAATCTTTCAGATATTCCAGTTTTTAGATGGCATGGTGACGTAGATCAAAGTAAAAAGAGAAAATTTATAAAAAATCCATCCGGTATCCTTCTAATAACTCCTGAATCCATTGAAGCTCTGTTTATTCGTCATTCTAATGAGGTTCAAAGTATTTTTAACGAAGTTAAGTTCATAGTAATCGATGAAATGCATTCTTTTATTGGTACAGAAAGAGGTGCTCATTTAAAAAGTCTTATCTCTAGAATTTCACAATTAAATAAAAATAAAATCCGGATTATTGGATTATCTGCAACAATAGGAGATTTTAACCTTGCAAAAACTTGGATGTTGCCAGGGAATGAAAAAACAATTGAGATAATTCAAAATGAATCGGAGGAAAAAGGAATTGATTTCCTAGTACGTTCATATCTTCTAGATGAACAGGGTGATCCTGTTTATCAAGAAATGAATGATGAAATAAATGTCAACCCAGTTGTTCCAGATATTATCAACGATTTTTATGGGCGCAATGGGTTAGTTTTCATTAATACTAAATCTCATTTAGAGAGTATAACTGATGAATCAATTCGATATTTAGAGAGAAAAAATCTACCAAATCTTTTTGAAATTCATCATGGTTCTCTTTCAAAAGAATTTAGAGAAAGTACGGAAAAAAATTTAAAGGAGAAACCCTGGATTACAGTTTTTTGTTCAAGTACTCTTGAGATGGGCATTGATGTAGGAAATATTTCTCGTGTTGGACAGGTCGGCCCTTGTTGGAGTGTTAATTCTCTTGTACAAAGACTTGGACGAAGTGGAAGAGGTGAGGGAAAATCTCATCAAATGGTTATATATTTAAGCGAACAGATATCAGAAAAACCTGATATAGTTGATCAAATCTATCCTTTTTTTCTTCATGGACTTGCAACATCAGAACTTCTATTCGAAAAATGGTGTGAGCCGCCAAAGATAAGTGCCCCTCATTATTCAACGCTTATTCAACAGATAATGAGTGTTATTACTGAAAAAGGAGGAATAACTGCCGAGAACATTCATAAAATCCTTCTCGTGAATGGGTCCTTTAAAAATATTGACCAAAAGGAGTTTGTTGCATTATTGAAGGAAATGGGTAAACATGACCTCATCGACCAAACTGATGATAATTATTTAATATTAGGATTATTAGGAGAAAAAATAGTAAAGAATTTCGATTTCTATTCTGCCTTTTCAAGTTCTGTCGAGATAGATGTTATAAATGAAGGGCACCCTATTGGGAGTGTGGGTTTTTCACCAAATTACAAATCTGATGAATTTATTCTTTTAGCAGGTATTCGATGGAGAATTAAGGAAGTTGATTTAAATCAAAAGAAGATGTGGGTAGAACACTCATCTGGAAAAAAAGACCCACTTTTCATAACTCCCATTATTCCGGATATACATAAACGAATTCGACAAAAAATGAAAGAAATATTACTGTCATCAAAAAATCCATCATATTTAACAGAAACTGGCAAGATGATTCTATCAACTGCCCGATTATCTGCTAAGGAAGCTGGCCTGTATACTAGTAATTTTGTTACTAACTCAGATTATACTTACTGGTTTACATGGACTGGCTCTTCCCAACATAATACATTATACACTTTGGGGAAATATTTTTTGAATTTAGATATTATGGATAGAAATCATATCGCATTTAAAATAAAAAATAAAACCCCTAATGAAATTATTGAAGCTTATTCTAGCCTTATAGATAATACTCCGGATATATACGATATTGTTAAAAAAGGAGAAATTATGGGTAGAGAGAAATATGATCATTATTTACCCTATGATTTATTAGTAAAATCGACTGCATATAAGTATTATTCTGATAATTGGATCGATGACATTCCTGTAATCTGA
- a CDS encoding ATP-binding protein — MVTIRQNERNAIIKALQAGVSPRIGLQHIQVGRKEEILAILKDIDNISKNGSAARFIIGPYGSGKSFFLNLCRMLALEKDLVVLQTDITIDKRLHGSNSQARMLYATLMQNMAIKTKPNGGALASIVERWISDIDFNDKQLGKSQDEIIRHIRQELTPLQAYVNGFDFTIAISRYYEGFYKEDDILMASAIRWLSGEYSNKTDAKDDLGVKNIISDQNIYDYLKLWAKFVQMAGYKGLIICLDEMGVLSHRLNNSIARNSNYEIILQIYNESEQGVSEGIGFFFAGFDKFIYDTKRGLISYGAFESRLKKSKFIDEGLKDFSGPVIELQKFTFDENLELLRKIRHVYALGDNTKYLISDDGIAQYQKYCSEQLGSEFFLTPRDIIIGYVKILSILEQNPEVELNKLIKLSDLQVSKDPDLEDISEEELEKPSDNELKHFSLNKQT, encoded by the coding sequence ATGGTAACAATCAGGCAAAATGAACGTAATGCAATTATTAAAGCTTTACAAGCTGGAGTATCTCCACGAATTGGACTTCAACATATACAGGTTGGAAGAAAAGAAGAAATTCTTGCTATTTTAAAAGATATTGATAATATAAGCAAAAATGGATCTGCGGCTCGCTTTATTATTGGACCATATGGTTCAGGAAAAAGTTTTTTTCTTAATTTATGTCGGATGTTAGCTTTAGAAAAAGATCTCGTTGTTCTTCAAACTGATATTACAATCGATAAACGCCTTCATGGATCAAATAGTCAAGCGAGAATGTTATATGCGACCTTAATGCAAAATATGGCCATAAAAACAAAACCAAATGGGGGTGCATTAGCAAGTATTGTCGAAAGATGGATTTCCGATATCGATTTCAATGATAAGCAATTAGGAAAGAGTCAGGATGAAATTATTCGTCATATTCGTCAAGAATTGACACCGTTACAAGCATATGTCAATGGATTCGATTTTACTATTGCTATAAGCAGATATTATGAAGGATTTTATAAAGAAGATGATATTCTTATGGCATCAGCAATCCGTTGGTTATCAGGTGAATATTCAAACAAAACAGATGCAAAAGATGATTTAGGTGTAAAAAATATTATTTCAGATCAGAATATTTATGATTACCTTAAGTTGTGGGCTAAATTTGTTCAAATGGCTGGATATAAAGGTCTAATAATTTGCTTGGATGAAATGGGGGTTCTTTCTCATCGATTAAATAATTCAATAGCTCGAAATTCCAATTACGAAATAATTCTCCAAATATATAACGAAAGTGAACAAGGGGTTTCAGAAGGAATTGGTTTCTTTTTTGCAGGATTTGATAAATTTATTTATGACACCAAACGAGGTTTAATAAGTTATGGAGCATTTGAATCCCGTTTAAAAAAGAGTAAATTTATTGATGAAGGGTTAAAAGATTTTTCTGGTCCGGTTATCGAACTGCAAAAGTTTACATTTGACGAAAATTTAGAATTACTTCGGAAAATTCGTCATGTGTATGCATTGGGTGATAATACAAAGTATCTCATTTCTGATGATGGAATAGCCCAATATCAGAAATATTGTTCAGAACAATTGGGTTCTGAATTTTTCTTAACACCACGTGATATTATAATTGGATATGTAAAAATATTATCTATATTAGAGCAGAATCCAGAAGTAGAATTAAATAAACTTATCAAATTATCTGATTTACAGGTATCAAAGGATCCTGATCTAGAAGATATTTCTGAAGAAGAATTAGAAAAACCTTCAGATAATGAATTAAAACATTTTAGTTTAAATAAACAGACATAA
- a CDS encoding TerB N-terminal domain-containing protein codes for MNSELSSSSISDSHSHGYALIHSSNFQKAIEHFNHLIYNNSKDYLAYQGLSISLEKQGNIDDAILSISKAIEINPNLSTLYVFRSLFLLKANKNSEALINIKKGLDLDPNNEITQNIFRTIQEKTNREKPKFISVPINWGGRRKNGVYIQKFSFSNPLVYWSQGKSDSIEPSCIDVTLPIGSYSNTIKRLPSFPNYSNLDPDQRYLYLSWLHEGRKKKLEDDGYLFLYFFGLERRIFLDNEDYGPILNECYNLKKIVSSPSSNFSFISSFIAYLLGKRILNLSNKELSNFYPPNDEIGPDELKVILSWYIQHQKPISGLLSYLILYYFLNVPKNFDKKTIREKRDLFLKLFKHYYPSGFTLQVSRFPYRFKYYAANPTIRDQFQHNGSIDEIILQNPIGKKSQFNPLRELWIQSINLKSIDELNNSLEKNNEIILNKKDSSSNKKFQLVDVWESIILPFINNEDEDIIISISEFNKLKTPIEHITIDSEKISSIISFIKSQGYEVVPSNYGALESADYVGLVLSTPNSESHSIQYNTAVFFIELGMHIAHADKKITSEELNYLSDYVTNKFILNSHDLECIRLYQKILISHPPNINFILKRVKDKVPFHKREIIASYIVDIIIADNVIHDLEIASLSQVLESMDIPKSEVEILIQNRLIKLNIQDESSSLISIKTSVSLDKGELIQSNYSVPIINSEENNVIIDKDDEIVVILDGVFNNNQDKKPVERKLNLINKTDLMKYELLQHYIDYSVICSLEKQYYPVLEALLNNLKWSNKSFHAFVKENNLFGINHVIDALNMWSITHYDDYVVIEDDNGIFANPELLSKIIVDKV; via the coding sequence ATGAACTCTGAATTATCGTCTTCATCAATATCAGATTCACACAGTCATGGATATGCACTTATTCATTCAAGCAATTTTCAAAAAGCAATTGAACATTTCAATCACCTCATTTATAATAATTCTAAGGATTATTTAGCATATCAAGGGCTTAGCATAAGTCTTGAAAAGCAAGGAAATATCGACGATGCAATTTTGAGCATTTCAAAAGCAATTGAAATTAATCCTAACTTGTCAACATTATATGTTTTTAGGTCCCTATTTTTGTTGAAAGCTAACAAAAATTCTGAAGCCTTAATTAATATAAAAAAGGGTCTTGATCTTGACCCTAATAATGAAATTACTCAAAATATTTTCCGAACTATTCAAGAAAAAACTAATAGAGAAAAACCAAAATTTATCAGTGTACCAATCAATTGGGGAGGAAGAAGAAAAAACGGCGTATACATTCAGAAATTTTCGTTTTCGAATCCTTTAGTATATTGGTCACAAGGCAAATCTGATTCTATCGAACCATCGTGTATTGATGTCACTCTTCCAATTGGATCATATAGTAATACAATAAAAAGACTACCATCATTCCCGAATTACTCAAATCTAGATCCAGATCAAAGATATCTCTACCTATCTTGGTTACATGAGGGTAGAAAGAAAAAATTGGAAGATGATGGGTACCTCTTTTTGTACTTTTTTGGTTTAGAGCGGCGTATATTTTTAGACAATGAAGATTATGGGCCTATTTTAAATGAGTGTTATAATTTAAAGAAAATTGTCTCTTCTCCTAGCTCTAATTTTTCTTTTATTTCAAGTTTTATTGCATATCTTTTAGGTAAACGTATTCTTAATCTATCAAATAAAGAGTTATCTAATTTTTATCCACCAAATGATGAGATAGGTCCCGATGAACTTAAAGTAATTCTTTCTTGGTACATTCAACATCAGAAACCAATTTCTGGGTTATTGTCGTATTTAATACTATATTACTTTTTAAATGTCCCAAAAAATTTTGATAAAAAGACAATACGTGAAAAAAGGGATTTATTCTTAAAATTATTCAAACATTATTATCCTTCAGGATTTACTCTTCAAGTATCCCGATTTCCTTATAGGTTTAAATATTACGCTGCAAATCCAACAATTCGAGATCAATTTCAACATAATGGCTCTATTGATGAGATTATTCTTCAAAACCCAATCGGTAAAAAGTCTCAATTCAATCCTTTACGAGAATTATGGATACAAAGTATAAATTTGAAATCAATTGATGAATTAAATAATTCTTTAGAAAAAAATAATGAAATTATCCTAAATAAAAAAGACTCTTCAAGTAATAAAAAATTTCAATTAGTTGATGTTTGGGAATCAATTATTTTACCTTTTATAAATAATGAAGATGAAGACATTATTATTTCAATCAGTGAATTTAATAAATTAAAGACTCCAATTGAGCATATTACCATTGATAGTGAAAAGATCTCAAGTATTATTTCATTTATAAAATCTCAAGGATATGAGGTAGTACCAAGTAATTATGGGGCATTAGAATCGGCAGATTATGTAGGATTAGTATTAAGCACTCCTAATTCTGAATCACATTCAATTCAATATAATACGGCAGTTTTTTTTATAGAACTCGGTATGCATATAGCTCATGCAGACAAAAAAATTACTTCTGAAGAATTAAATTATCTTTCTGATTATGTGACAAACAAATTTATATTAAATTCTCATGATCTTGAATGTATTAGATTGTATCAAAAAATTTTGATATCTCATCCTCCTAATATAAATTTTATCTTAAAACGAGTGAAAGATAAGGTTCCTTTTCATAAAAGAGAAATTATTGCATCCTATATTGTAGATATTATTATTGCAGATAATGTTATTCATGACTTAGAAATTGCCTCTTTAAGTCAAGTTTTAGAATCTATGGATATTCCTAAGTCTGAAGTAGAAATTTTAATTCAAAATCGTTTGATTAAATTGAATATCCAAGATGAAAGTTCTTCACTAATATCGATAAAAACCTCCGTTTCATTGGATAAGGGTGAGTTAATTCAATCTAATTATTCGGTGCCCATTATAAATTCCGAAGAAAATAATGTAATAATTGATAAAGATGATGAAATTGTAGTAATTCTCGATGGTGTTTTTAATAATAACCAAGATAAAAAACCTGTTGAAAGAAAGTTAAATCTAATAAATAAAACCGATTTGATGAAATATGAATTGCTACAACATTATATCGACTATTCTGTAATATGTTCACTGGAAAAACAATATTATCCAGTATTGGAAGCCCTATTAAATAATTTGAAATGGTCAAATAAAAGTTTTCATGCATTTGTAAAAGAAAATAATTTATTTGGAATAAACCATGTGATAGATGCGCTAAATATGTGGTCTATTACTCATTATGATGATTATGTTGTCATTGAAGATGATAATGGAATTTTTGCAAATCCAGAATTACTTTCAAAAATTATTGTAGATAAAGTATAA
- a CDS encoding PDDEXK nuclease domain-containing protein, which translates to MNFNDLIQAISAIHEELTGQATKAVNFSLTVRNWLIGYYIKEFEQKGSDRASYGDHILQDLSHHLPHNDGFSYRSLKLYRQSYTIYPQFGQTMFAQCPSNVIRQTPSAQLYDSYAHHGDLIDEDLDQFHSFYETFIRSVSFSHFSLLITLEDPLKRMFYEVECVRGNWSVRELKRQIESLLFERSALSRDKKALSDHVRSLAQVDSPQLMIRDPYVFEFLGIKSQEVLYESDLEHALLFKIESFLLELGYGFCFEARQKRILIGEEYFFVDLVFYHRVLKCHVLIELKVGGFSHEALGQLNTYLNWYKAHVMTEGDNPPVGLLLCTEKNHALVQYACAGMDNQVFVSKYQVRLPGTEEIREFVEGVIRDE; encoded by the coding sequence ATGAATTTTAACGACCTGATCCAGGCCATATCTGCAATTCATGAGGAGCTCACCGGCCAGGCTACCAAGGCGGTGAACTTCTCCCTCACAGTTAGAAACTGGCTCATTGGATATTACATTAAGGAGTTTGAGCAGAAAGGATCAGATCGAGCATCATATGGAGATCATATTCTCCAGGATCTTTCTCATCATCTTCCTCATAATGATGGATTTTCTTATCGATCACTCAAACTATACCGCCAGTCTTATACAATTTACCCTCAGTTTGGGCAGACAATGTTTGCCCAATGTCCCAGCAATGTAATTAGGCAGACACCGTCTGCCCAATTGTATGACAGTTATGCCCATCATGGAGATCTCATAGATGAGGACCTGGATCAATTCCACTCATTTTATGAAACTTTTATCAGATCTGTTTCATTTAGTCATTTTTCCCTGCTTATCACTCTTGAAGATCCTCTGAAGAGAATGTTCTATGAGGTAGAATGTGTCAGGGGGAACTGGTCAGTCAGAGAATTGAAACGTCAGATCGAGAGCCTTCTTTTTGAACGTTCAGCATTATCTCGGGATAAAAAGGCACTATCTGATCATGTTCGATCTCTAGCACAGGTGGATTCTCCTCAACTGATGATCCGGGATCCATATGTGTTTGAGTTTTTAGGGATCAAGAGTCAGGAAGTGCTGTATGAGTCGGATCTTGAACATGCGTTACTTTTTAAGATCGAGTCGTTTCTCCTAGAACTTGGATATGGTTTCTGTTTTGAGGCACGGCAGAAACGGATTCTGATTGGAGAGGAGTACTTCTTTGTAGACCTTGTTTTTTATCATCGGGTTTTGAAATGCCATGTCCTGATTGAGCTGAAAGTGGGTGGGTTTTCTCATGAAGCACTTGGGCAACTGAATACGTATCTGAATTGGTATAAGGCACATGTGATGACTGAAGGGGATAATCCTCCGGTCGGATTACTTCTGTGTACAGAAAAGAATCATGCCCTCGTTCAATATGCCTGTGCCGGTATGGATAATCAGGTGTTTGTTTCCAAGTACCAGGTGAGACTTCCGGGGACAGAGGAGATCCGGGAATTTGTTGAAGGGGTTATCCGGGATGAGTGA
- a CDS encoding DUF3795 domain-containing protein — protein MIQPDLIAPCGMNCALCLAYQRPKNKCKGCRDETPKSAKSCEQCIIKNCETIQNSPSHFCYDCPDMPCKRLKQLDTRYRTKYAMSMIDNLNEIKEKGINSFVASQTAKYTCPTCGGLICVHRGHCLTCKKE, from the coding sequence ATGATCCAGCCTGACCTGATCGCTCCATGTGGCATGAACTGTGCATTATGCCTGGCCTATCAACGACCTAAAAACAAGTGTAAAGGATGCAGGGATGAAACCCCGAAGAGTGCGAAGTCCTGCGAACAATGTATCATCAAAAACTGTGAAACCATCCAGAATAGCCCATCTCATTTCTGCTATGACTGCCCGGATATGCCATGCAAGCGACTCAAACAACTGGACACCCGGTACCGGACAAAATACGCAATGTCCATGATAGACAACCTGAATGAGATCAAAGAAAAGGGCATCAACTCATTTGTGGCAAGTCAGACAGCGAAGTACACCTGCCCGACATGTGGCGGCCTTATCTGTGTACACCGTGGGCATTGCCTGACCTGTAAAAAGGAATAA